ATGGCAGATCCTTTTTCAATGCCCACTGCTTTTTTCAGCATTTCAGCTACAGGAGGCTTTTTACAAATAAATGAAAACGTTTTATCATGATAAACGTTAATCACTACTGGCAGAACGTCGCCAGCCATCGCTTGTGTTTTCGCATTAAATTCTTTGCAGAACGCCATGATATTGACGCCAGCGGAACCCAAAGCTGGACCAATTGGTGGCGCTGGGTTTGCTTTACCTGCAGAAATTTGCAGCTTAATCACTTTAAC
This window of the Parachlamydia sp. AcF125 genome carries:
- the rplK gene encoding 50S ribosomal protein L11 yields the protein MSKKIVKVIKLQISAGKANPAPPIGPALGSAGVNIMAFCKEFNAKTQAMAGDVLPVVINVYHDKTFSFICKKPPVAEMLKKAVGIEKGSAIPNRNKVGKITRSQARKIAEAKVQDMNANGLEAATNCVLGTARSMGIELVNE